The window AGACAAAACATGTTATATACTTCAAAAATCTACCGTGTTTAGTAGGGATATTCGTTTCGATTTTTTAAAATGCTATACAATACATACATAAGTAAATTCGATATGGTTCGGCTACTTCTTTcgatttcggtttattcggtcaACTAACTTCGCTTTGTTCGACTTGAATTTTAACTAATGCATAGAGCCATAAACTGTAATATTCtcattaattaaagtactcacaaatacaaaaataaaatttcctAAGCTTACATAGTTGTTGATAAAATCTTTGTCCAAAACCAGCATGATCTAACATATAGGAAGAAAAAAAGTCGTtttccaagaaaaatatttttttggaaagtggatattttttggaaaaaaaaaaaatatatcgtagaaaaaaatatataataataataataataaagaaagtaACTAATACTCCATccttttcaatttatgtgaactcatttgaccgGGCACGgagattaagaaaagagagaagacttttgaacttgtgggtTAAAATAAAGCATATATATTTTGCATAGTTATacatcattgcataaaggtaaattgttttcaaataaggaaataattcATTCTTTTTTACACAgattaaaaaggaaatatgttcacttaaattgaaacggagggagtataaattTAAAACTTAATATTATATTGCTGTAAGGAAAACAAATTTCGTCCCAGGGAAGTCATTCATCCCTTTTGATTGGAAAAGTATTTATTAGAAAATGACTTCTTTCAAGAAAGTATTTATCTAGAAAATGTCCTTATACAAAATATAAATCAAGTTTGaacaaaagtgaaaaaatgaaaagaaaagagaaacaaaaagcaGTATATTATGGATAAACATAACTTACCTTTGCAAAGGCTAACAGAGGGTGTTTGGACATTACAAGCTTTGGGAAGAGCCATAGCCTGTGTCTGATTAACATTAATTCCTAAATTTGAACCCCCACCATTAACCACTTGACATAAGCATTGTGGCTGATTTTTCACTATAGTAGCAAGTTGAGTGCAACATCCTGATGATGGTGTCGTAACATTTCCTCGAATGTATTGCAAACATGGGGCTAAACCAACGATTACTTGTTGGCAATCCGATTGAGCACTAACATGTAATGAAAGAAGAGCCGTAGCTACTAAAATTGCACTTGCACTAGCTAAcatcttcattttcttgaataTTTTATCTTGGAAATTCTTCTCAAAATCTTACTTTTGGTTGGTGATTAGGAGTTTCTGATATTGAGTAGTATATTATTATAGAGTGAATAGGAGGAGAAAGATATTTTATAAAGGGAAAGATGGTGTAATAAATTAAAGACAGATGGTTGCTATGTGGGTGACCAACTTTTTCCTAATTTATAACGAATCCGTGAGTAAGCATTTATTAATTTTCTTTCTACATTCGACTTTATTAAATGACAACAGGTGCTACTATATATTAATAGGTGTAGGTTTTCTGGTTGGTCTATACTTTTTGTGAAAAGACAAGTACTTCCACTCTATAGCCTCCACGTTTCAAGAGTAGCTGCCAAATTTTGGTTTACTTCATCTCTCTTTCATAGCATAAAAGGAGTAGAAAAGGCTATCTTTGTTGCTTATTCCATCAAAGATAATACTCCTATATCATCCAACTTAAATATGCGTTTAACTTAAATATATCATGTGAAGTACTTCTAGAATATTGTTAATGAATTTTAATTTATTCTAGGAGCTTATTAATATAATCATTATAACAGCTCTCTTactaattatgaacaactatttagttactatttttttttacataatttaATAACGTAAAACTATTTTACATTATCAGTATGTAGAGGTTAAACTCGTTAAATGTGTGGATAGAAAGGTGCCTACATTATTAAACACTTATGCAAGAGTTATTGTATTACGTAGGGGTTGGGACGAATCCAATAACATTTGATAAGAGTTTACATTTGtattagaaaattaattaaacCTGTATAAATATTTATGTACAAACTCAATTATTAAACGAATTATGAGTTCAGCATCAAGTTCAAAACtaataaacttcaaattctactTCCTCATATACTTAATGGCTtatagtctgtttggccaagtttctccAATCCGAGAagtacttttttttcttcaaaaaagtacttttttttttctaagtcggagtgtttggccaaatttttgaaaaaaaaaatgcttttgagaaAAAGCAAAATTAGTTTTGGAGAACCAGAAAAAAGTAGTTTATCTCCGAAtgtacttttttgaaaaacatttttgagaaaaataaacttagatgcagtttttaaaagtttggccaaacactaattgctactCAGAAATGTTTTAATTAGTCAAACAGAAACTGTTTCttatcaaaagtacttttgagaaaaatattttaaaaaaaagcacttctcaaaataagatgATTTTTAATGCTTGatcaaacaggctattagtcaaATTGGATAGGTCGGCAGATTCTCTCTCTCTTCGGGAGCCTATATATATGCATGGCCGGTGATAAAGAAAACCAATATTCACTTGTGTGCCGCCCACATTTGAATTGAGAGGCAAAGGTCAATATTCAAAAGTGTAGAACCAAAACAGAACATGAACAATAAAGAAGGCACTTGGTAATAGAACCTTCAGGACAAACAAAACATAATCAAGAATTGTAGTATCATGATGTCGAAAATATATGAATAGCATAATTTAGTAATAACATTCACGCATGATTCGGGAAAGGGATGCACCTCAAAGGATGTGATGTAAACATCATACCCTAATACAAGTATTAATAGTTACTTCCacgctcgaacccgtgacctataggtcgcATGAAGACAACTTTatcgttgctccaaggctccccttctagATCATGATCtagatttttgtatttttagttcACATTCTGTAAGTAATCTAATTTGTTCATTCACCGCACAAGTTATAGGAGTATATTGCTATCCCGCCATTAAATGAACTGATTATCCTTTTGGATAATAGTGTTTGAAAATCTTGAAAGGTGACGTTCTTCCAATATTGAATTGAATTATATATATGAAGGCTGAAGCCACATTTTGCAACGATAAATGAAGGGAAAACGAACAAATGTCTGTTTATGtgatgaaaaaatattattaactCGAAACAAGTAACAAAGAGCCCTCCTGAATATATTAATCAAATAAGCAACAataaatagctaaatacaaccaGTGTGACACTCCTACTAAAAACAGAGAAACCAAAAGAATAACAGTAACACTGTTCTATCAATACAACATTGGCATAAAAATGACTTTTTTCTCAAGCTCCCATGATGCTCCAAAAACTCAGAATCCCCTGAAGGTGGAAGCAAATGATGCAGTAAAGAGTAGGAATCCAACTAAACTGATTGAAATTTTTGAGTTGTTTTCTGCCGATGATGATCCAGGTGTTGAAGGAACTGTTTTAGAACCTGTAGCACCTGCATCAATGGAAGCATTGGCATTTGAGTTTTAAATAATATACACCGACGTCAATGTAGAGGGACTAGTAACCTAGTAAATCATGTAGATAATACAACCAACTATAACATGTTACAACATACTGATGTACGAATATGTTGCTACTGTAAGTGAATATAAGTGAAATCCTTCGGATTTACCTGTTGGAACAGTGGAGCCTGATCCTGATGGAGTTGTTGGAAGTTCATTTGAGGAATCAGATGGGGTAGTGGAACCTGTAGGAGAACTTGCTGGTACTGCAGCTGAAGCAGTTGGTCCATTTGCAGCTGCTTAATGTATGCACAGAACAAGCAGTTAGTTCAATTGAATATAATAATTGTTCAAGTACTTACCTTATACGCACTGACACGTAAAGAATCTTTACCGTATCAGTATATCTTAACCTATTTTACCAGGTTAGCTGCCTTATTTTCTAGGTTATTAATTTCACTTATTATTTACAATGTCAATGCTAGTAGtatgaaaaattatagatttTATCTTACCATTGCATTGGCTCACTGGAGGAGTTTGTAGATTACAAGCACTAGGTAATGCAAGAGCAAGAGTTTGATTAATGGCAATGCCAAGATTAGAACCACCACCATTAACCAAAACGCAAAGGCATTGAGGATTGGACTGGACAACACTAGATAGTGCAGTGCAGCAAGATGAAGATGGTGTTGATGAATTTCCACTAACATAATTCAAACAAGGGGACAAGCTTACAAGTGTAGTCATGCAACTTGATTGAGCTAAAgctccagtaccaaaaaaggccACAAGAATAATAACTAGAGCCATCACATTGATTTTGGATGTCATTTTTCTTTTGGGATAAAATTGATTTTCAGAAAAGAGAAAACGAAAAGAAATGTGGTTGTAGTTTTTTGGGTCAGTTTTGAGTGCAGAGAAAGAACAGGGCTTTGGGAGTTATATACGCAAGTTTCAGCacaaaagaacaagaaaagatAGGTAGTTTTGTTGGCCAACTATTAAACTAATTACTAATGATGAATGGTTAGCAACTCTGAGGAAGGCTTTATTTCATAACTAATCCTCAATAAAGAATACAGTTTATATCTATCTCCTTTACAACTGTTTACCTAATTAGGTGATCTTCCCTTTGGAGTATTATTTGTTTGAAAAGGTTTTGATTGTCTTCGATATAGGAAAAGTTCGTTAACAAATATTTATCGTTGCGTGTACGACCACATTAAGTACATGACTTTCTTCAGCACGTCATTCTTggatttaacttttatatttatatatgtacacGGTGAATATCTTTTTCTACTATTGGGTAATCTAATTGATTATAGaaggttattattttatttttcaaagttaccGGTCAATTCAGCCTTCTATAAAGAATGGAGTACTTGTTATTGCATATCAATTTAACGTGATGATGTATAAGAAAACTATACAATGTAAATGCAAAGACGTATGactcttaggggtcgtttggtagggtgtataagaatattGCAGAACAcaatgtattagtaatgcatgagtTAGTAATGCAAGTATTAAttatgcagatattatttcttataaactgtttggtgtggtgtattaaaaattataatgcattgcataatttttaagaaaaataattgtttacaaaaatgtccttcatattctctagctttaagggactttaaggacaattttgtctttaaccatactaatgcatgcattaatagccttggtattactaatgtcatggttttctatgcattacttatacataggCTAATAtcaagtatgatgtataactaatgcaattattagttatacataggttgaaaaaatgtatcaaacaaggtattagtaatacacaaagctaatgtttgcattattttttctaatacctcctaccaaacgacccctaaacatTTTGGTTTGTTTTTCATACCTCTTGTTACATTTTACCCACGTGCACTTTTAGCTTATTAGtactttgaaaagaaaaaaataaggaacaaaaaTATCACCAACTTATTTTGTTGCGCAAACTGTTGATTATGTTAAAACATAATGCTTGTTATACATGATATACTTATATAATAAGCATATACTTGTGGTGTCAGAAGCAATTCACTTTTCTTTATCTCTAATTAGTTCTGGGATTAGTAACATTGAAAAATAAGTTTAGTTAGTTACTATAACATGTTAAAATGTACTTATAGTGTAAAAAATCTTGTTAAAGTAGTAATTGCTACTCTAGTTAATTATTATCCGATCCTTATAAACCATGGAAGCAACTTTTAAGCGGAGATCCATGATTTGAAGCTTATGGGTTATGAATTTGAAATTTATGAATTCTGAAGTTTATTGCATGTACATATTCAATGGATTTATCAATAGATATATGACAAAGTTACTAAATTTTATTGAACCTGTATTTTCCATGCTAGCTCCACCCCTTCTTTCAAGTCTACATATGTTTACTAATAGTGGTTCAATTCGGTGGTAAACAACTAGAGGCGGACTCAAAATTTGAGTGCAACGGGGGCACATTGTCTTTAAATATGCCAATTGCTAGCGATAAATTACGGCGTGCAGCTCTTTAAAAACTTAACGATTATGATAACTTATTACTAAAGTACA is drawn from Nicotiana tabacum cultivar K326 chromosome 22, ASM71507v2, whole genome shotgun sequence and contains these coding sequences:
- the LOC107787125 gene encoding non-specific lipid transfer protein GPI-anchored 5, translated to MKMLASASAILVATALLSLHVSAQSDCQQVIVGLAPCLQYIRGNVTTPSSGCCTQLATIVKNQPQCLCQVVNGGGSNLGINVNQTQAMALPKACNVQTPSVSLCKGTTPSGSPGSSSTPSGGSKGEPSGNSSVYSVKLPYSLLFTLVAIAFYATVFTTI
- the LOC107787124 gene encoding non-specific lipid transfer protein GPI-anchored 5 isoform X2 — protein: MTSKINVMALVIILVAFFGTGALAQSSCMTTLVSLSPCLNYVSGNSSTPSSSCCTALSSVVQSNPQCLCVLVNGGGSNLGIAINQTLALALPSACNLQTPPVSQCNAANGPTASAAVPASSPTGSTTPSDSSNELPTTPSGSGSTVPTGATGSKTVPSTPGSSSAENNSKISISLVGFLLFTASFASTFRGF
- the LOC107787124 gene encoding non-specific lipid transfer protein GPI-anchored 5 isoform X1; the encoded protein is MTSKINVMALVIILVAFFGTGALAQSSCMTTLVSLSPCLNYVSGNSSTPSSSCCTALSSVVQSNPQCLCVLVNGGGSNLGIAINQTLALALPSACNLQTPPVSQCNAAANGPTASAAVPASSPTGSTTPSDSSNELPTTPSGSGSTVPTGATGSKTVPSTPGSSSAENNSKISISLVGFLLFTASFASTFRGF